A genomic segment from Streptosporangium roseum DSM 43021 encodes:
- a CDS encoding PspC domain-containing protein yields the protein MRRSRNHKIIAGVCGGIADSLGWSPTVVRVLWLLLSLIPGPLWVAYVIMWILVPKAPAVRY from the coding sequence ATGCGCCGTTCGAGAAACCACAAGATCATCGCCGGAGTCTGCGGGGGGATCGCCGACAGCCTCGGCTGGTCGCCCACGGTCGTCCGGGTGCTGTGGCTGCTGCTCTCGCTCATCCCGGGTCCGCTCTGGGTCGCCTACGTGATCATGTGGATCCTCGTCCCCAAGGCTCCCGCAGTCCGATACTGA
- a CDS encoding ATP-dependent RNA helicase: MRSDWSGLPVRHVLPELLAALDERGVAVLTAPPGTGKTTLVPLALAGLLDGSAPKRVIVAEPRRMAVRAAARRMAWLLESEVGAEVGFTVRGERRAGPETVVEVVTTGVLLQRLQRDAELDGVDAVLLDECHERHLDADTALAFLLDVRATLRPDLRLIATSATADAAPWARLLGSGAAGDHPATAVPLPDAPIVHASGAMHPVTPVWAPPARPVTPPRGLRVDPAFLSHVADVVRRALGEHGGDVLCFLPGVGEIGRVAAMLHGVDVLQVHGQAPARVQDAVLSPGENRRVVLATSVAESSLTVPGVRIVVDSGLAREPRTDHARGLGSLTTVRASKASAVQRAGRAGREAPGVVYRCWSQAEHDRLPEHAQPEIALADLTGFALQAACWGDPAATGLALLDPPPPAAMDAARRTLHDLGALDGRVTARGRRMAGAGVHPRLARALIDVGPRAAEVVALLSEQLPRDAGDDLVAVWRSARRGDDGFSARWRRETRRLAQAVPREGRTPPPAGQDGRPRPAPAPAGQGGRPRPAPAPGGRDGSAGVSPPPAGRDRGPEPGDDAVAGLVVALAYPERVARRRGGSYLMASGTAAELPQGSRLASAEWLAVAVADRPAGSASARVRQAVVIDEEIARLAAAPLYGSGEEVVWRVPPGERRGDVSARRVERLGAIELSSARLRDADVRPAVLEGLRTEGLAVLRWTPEAVALRERLAFCHRALGDPWPATDDDALIGAADLWLEPELSRVRRRSDLERLDVTSALHRLVPWSARLADTAPERIEVPSGSRIRIDYSGDQPVLAAKLQELFGWDEAPRVAGVPLVIHLLSPAGRPAAVTADLASFWRGEGYRSVRAELRGRYPKHPWPEDPLSAVATRRTNPRR; this comes from the coding sequence GTGCGTTCCGACTGGTCAGGCCTCCCCGTCCGCCACGTTCTGCCCGAGCTGCTCGCGGCCCTGGACGAGCGTGGCGTCGCCGTGCTCACCGCGCCACCCGGCACGGGCAAGACCACGCTCGTCCCGCTCGCGCTGGCCGGGCTCCTCGACGGCTCGGCCCCGAAACGGGTGATCGTGGCCGAGCCTCGCCGGATGGCGGTGCGGGCGGCGGCCCGGCGGATGGCGTGGCTGCTGGAGTCGGAGGTGGGCGCGGAGGTCGGGTTCACGGTCCGCGGCGAGCGCAGGGCCGGCCCGGAAACGGTCGTCGAGGTCGTCACCACCGGAGTCCTCCTCCAGCGGCTCCAGCGCGACGCCGAGCTCGACGGCGTGGACGCGGTGCTGCTGGACGAGTGCCACGAACGCCACCTGGACGCCGACACCGCCCTGGCCTTCCTCCTCGACGTCCGCGCCACCCTCCGTCCCGACCTGCGGCTCATCGCCACCTCCGCCACCGCCGACGCCGCGCCCTGGGCCCGGCTGCTCGGCTCCGGCGCGGCCGGCGACCACCCGGCGACCGCCGTACCCCTGCCGGACGCGCCGATCGTGCACGCCTCTGGTGCCATGCACCCGGTCACGCCCGTCTGGGCGCCGCCCGCCAGGCCGGTGACGCCCCCGCGCGGCCTGCGGGTGGACCCGGCGTTCCTGTCCCACGTCGCCGATGTCGTACGGCGCGCGCTGGGCGAGCACGGAGGGGACGTGCTGTGCTTCCTGCCGGGGGTGGGCGAGATCGGCAGGGTGGCCGCGATGCTTCACGGCGTCGACGTCCTGCAGGTCCACGGCCAGGCCCCGGCCCGCGTGCAGGACGCCGTGCTCTCGCCCGGTGAGAACCGCCGGGTCGTGCTCGCCACCTCGGTCGCCGAGTCGAGCCTGACCGTCCCCGGCGTGCGGATCGTGGTCGACTCCGGCCTCGCCCGGGAGCCCCGCACCGACCACGCCCGGGGGCTCGGCTCGCTCACCACCGTCCGCGCGTCCAAGGCCTCCGCCGTCCAGCGCGCCGGCCGGGCGGGGCGCGAGGCCCCGGGGGTCGTCTACCGGTGCTGGTCGCAGGCCGAACACGACCGGCTCCCCGAACACGCCCAGCCCGAGATCGCCCTCGCCGACCTGACCGGCTTCGCCCTCCAGGCCGCCTGCTGGGGTGATCCCGCCGCCACCGGCCTGGCCCTGCTCGACCCGCCGCCGCCCGCCGCGATGGACGCGGCGCGACGGACCCTGCACGACCTGGGCGCCCTCGACGGGCGGGTCACCGCCCGGGGGCGGCGGATGGCCGGGGCCGGGGTCCACCCCCGCCTGGCCCGCGCCCTGATCGACGTCGGCCCCCGGGCCGCCGAGGTGGTGGCGCTGCTGTCCGAGCAGCTCCCCAGGGACGCCGGTGACGACCTGGTCGCCGTCTGGCGTTCCGCCCGGCGGGGCGACGACGGTTTCTCCGCGCGCTGGCGCCGGGAGACCAGGCGGCTGGCGCAGGCCGTTCCCCGCGAGGGCCGGACTCCCCCGCCGGCCGGACAGGACGGGCGGCCTCGTCCGGCTCCCGCACCGGCCGGACAGGGCGGGCGGCCTCGTCCGGCTCCCGCGCCGGGCGGCCGGGACGGGAGCGCGGGGGTGTCTCCCCCGCCGGCCGGACGGGACCGGGGGCCGGAGCCGGGCGACGACGCCGTGGCCGGGCTGGTCGTGGCGCTGGCCTACCCGGAGCGGGTGGCCCGGCGGCGGGGCGGCTCCTACCTGATGGCGTCGGGAACCGCGGCGGAGCTCCCCCAGGGGTCACGGCTGGCGAGCGCGGAATGGCTGGCCGTCGCGGTGGCGGACCGGCCGGCGGGGTCGGCGTCGGCCCGCGTCAGGCAGGCCGTCGTGATCGACGAGGAGATCGCCAGGCTCGCCGCCGCGCCCCTGTACGGCTCCGGCGAGGAGGTGGTGTGGCGGGTCCCGCCGGGTGAGCGGCGCGGTGACGTCTCGGCTCGCCGGGTGGAACGCCTCGGCGCCATCGAGCTGTCCTCGGCCCGGCTCCGGGACGCCGATGTCAGGCCCGCCGTCCTGGAGGGGCTGCGCACCGAGGGCCTGGCGGTCCTGCGCTGGACCCCCGAGGCCGTCGCCCTGCGCGAGCGCCTGGCCTTCTGCCACCGCGCGCTCGGCGACCCCTGGCCGGCGACGGACGACGACGCCCTGATCGGCGCGGCCGACCTGTGGCTGGAGCCCGAGCTGTCCCGGGTCCGCCGCCGGTCCGACCTGGAACGCCTCGACGTGACCTCGGCGCTGCACCGCCTGGTCCCGTGGAGCGCCCGCCTGGCGGACACGGCCCCCGAACGGATCGAGGTCCCCAGCGGATCGCGGATCAGGATCGACTACTCCGGCGACCAGCCGGTTCTGGCCGCCAAGCTGCAGGAGCTGTTCGGCTGGGACGAGGCCCCGCGCGTGGCCGGGGTGCCGCTGGTGATCCACCTGCTCTCCCCGGCGGGGCGCCCGGCGGCGGTCACCGCCGACCTGGCCTCCTTCTGGCGCGGCGAGGGCTACCGGTCGGTCCGCGCCGAGCTCCGGGGCCGCTATCCCAAGCACCCCTGGCCCGAGGACCCGCTGTCGGCCGTCGCCACCCGCCGTACCAACCCCCGCCGCTGA
- a CDS encoding amidase — MSWVGKSAAEIAEAVRRGKATAPAVVEEHLQVIAKYDGRIGAFRKVRAERALAEARAVQGRGDLAGLPLAGVPVAIKDNVAIRGEATRNGSAATPSTAAAEDHPVVARLRAAGAVVVGITNVPELCLAGFSDSVYGVTRNPWDLRRTPGGSSGGSAAAVASGMVPLAHGNDGLGSLRIPAACCGLVSIKPGHEVVPPPEHGWRGMSENGPLATTVTDLALALAVMAGDMSLATPGESESLEVGSAIDDYPGGLTPAEPVRLRIAVAPAPLPPGLTVDAEFQRAVVEAADTLGAAGHTVVEHGARMPGWLGSATIATWLACAGEDVEGLDPRRLERRTRSLARMGRLLTRLRLDGSAGRDRWRAHGADQWFGNADVLITPTLATVPPPAERWGRRGLLANIRTNVTYAPATGAWNMAGWPAMTVPYGWHSTGMPIGVQLVAAPGGESQLLALAAQLESAHPWLRHAPLD, encoded by the coding sequence ATGTCGTGGGTGGGAAAGTCCGCAGCGGAGATCGCGGAAGCCGTGCGACGGGGGAAGGCGACCGCGCCGGCGGTCGTCGAGGAGCACCTGCAGGTGATCGCCAAGTATGACGGTCGCATCGGGGCGTTCCGCAAGGTCCGCGCCGAGCGGGCGCTCGCCGAGGCGCGGGCCGTGCAGGGACGGGGGGACCTGGCCGGGCTGCCGCTCGCCGGGGTTCCGGTCGCGATCAAGGACAATGTTGCGATCCGGGGCGAGGCGACGCGCAACGGGTCCGCGGCGACGCCGAGCACCGCCGCGGCCGAGGACCACCCGGTGGTGGCCAGGCTCAGGGCGGCGGGCGCGGTGGTCGTGGGGATCACCAACGTGCCGGAGCTGTGCCTGGCGGGGTTCTCCGACAGCGTGTACGGCGTGACCCGCAACCCCTGGGACCTGAGGCGCACCCCGGGCGGGTCGTCGGGCGGGAGCGCGGCGGCCGTGGCCTCGGGGATGGTCCCGCTGGCCCACGGCAACGACGGGCTCGGCTCGCTGCGCATCCCGGCCGCCTGCTGCGGGCTCGTCTCGATCAAGCCGGGCCACGAGGTGGTCCCGCCGCCCGAACACGGCTGGCGCGGGATGTCGGAGAACGGCCCGCTCGCCACGACGGTGACCGACCTCGCCCTGGCGTTGGCGGTGATGGCGGGCGACATGTCACTGGCGACACCCGGTGAGAGCGAGTCCCTCGAAGTCGGCAGCGCCATCGACGACTATCCGGGCGGCCTCACCCCGGCGGAGCCGGTGAGACTGCGGATCGCGGTGGCTCCGGCGCCGCTGCCGCCGGGGTTGACGGTGGACGCCGAGTTCCAGAGAGCGGTGGTGGAGGCGGCCGACACCCTCGGCGCCGCGGGGCACACCGTGGTGGAGCACGGCGCGCGGATGCCCGGCTGGCTCGGCTCCGCCACGATCGCCACCTGGCTGGCGTGCGCCGGAGAGGACGTCGAGGGGCTCGACCCGCGCAGGCTGGAGCGCCGCACCAGGTCACTGGCGAGGATGGGCCGGCTGCTCACCAGGCTCAGGCTGGACGGCTCGGCGGGCCGGGACCGATGGCGCGCCCACGGCGCCGACCAGTGGTTCGGCAACGCCGACGTGCTCATCACCCCGACGCTCGCCACCGTCCCCCCGCCCGCCGAGCGCTGGGGCCGCCGCGGGCTGCTGGCGAACATCCGCACCAACGTGACGTACGCCCCCGCCACCGGGGCCTGGAACATGGCCGGCTGGCCCGCGATGACCGTTCCGTACGGCTGGCACTCCACCGGCATGCCCATCGGCGTCCAGCTCGTCGCCGCACCGGGTGGCGAGTCCCAGCTCCTGGCCCTGGCCGCCCAGCTGGAGAGCGCCCACCCCTGGCTCCGCCACGCCCCGCTCGACTGA
- a CDS encoding SPFH domain-containing protein codes for MERRAFRANGFAVLAGLLALGIAAAAAAQAGGVALLSIAAIVWGVIAVVVATGFVVINPNEAKVVQFLGRYVGSVSDAGFLWVLPFTTKRRITLRVRNFETAKLKVNDADGNPVEIAAVVVYKVIDTATAAFSVDDYEEYVAIQSEAAVRHLATSHPYDAHEEGRTSLRDGAEVAAELTTELSDRTQLAGVEVLEARITHLAYAPEIAQAMLVRQQATQVVAARTQIVAGAVGMVQLALTRLAEEGVVELDEERKAQMVSNLLVVLCGDRATQPVVNAGSLYG; via the coding sequence ATGGAACGACGTGCTTTCCGGGCGAACGGGTTCGCCGTTCTGGCGGGGCTGCTGGCCCTCGGGATCGCCGCGGCCGCGGCCGCGCAGGCGGGCGGCGTGGCGCTGCTCTCCATCGCCGCGATCGTGTGGGGGGTCATCGCGGTCGTCGTGGCCACCGGCTTCGTGGTGATCAACCCGAACGAGGCGAAGGTCGTCCAGTTCCTCGGCCGCTACGTCGGGTCGGTGAGCGACGCGGGCTTCCTGTGGGTGCTACCGTTCACCACCAAGCGGCGGATCACACTCCGGGTGCGCAACTTCGAGACGGCCAAGCTCAAGGTGAACGACGCCGACGGCAACCCCGTGGAGATCGCGGCTGTCGTCGTCTACAAGGTGATCGACACCGCCACGGCCGCGTTCTCCGTCGACGATTACGAGGAGTATGTGGCGATCCAGTCCGAGGCGGCCGTCCGGCATCTGGCCACCAGCCACCCTTACGACGCCCACGAGGAAGGCCGTACGAGCCTGCGCGACGGCGCCGAGGTGGCGGCCGAGCTCACCACCGAGCTGAGCGACCGCACCCAGCTGGCCGGGGTGGAGGTGCTGGAGGCCCGGATCACCCACCTCGCCTACGCGCCGGAGATCGCCCAGGCGATGCTGGTCCGCCAGCAGGCCACCCAGGTCGTCGCGGCGCGCACCCAGATCGTCGCGGGCGCGGTGGGCATGGTCCAGCTCGCGCTGACGAGGCTGGCCGAGGAGGGCGTCGTGGAGCTCGACGAGGAGCGCAAGGCGCAGATGGTGTCCAACCTCCTGGTCGTCCTGTGCGGTGACCGGGCGACGCAGCCGGTGGTCAACGCCGGCAGTCTGTATGGCTGA
- a CDS encoding TetR/AcrR family transcriptional regulator, giving the protein MSTETTGLRELKKRETRQTISDHATRLFMERGFDRTTIADIATAARVAKMTVTNYFPRKEDLALDHHEEFVAGPARTVAEREPGESALAALRRAFFTGVERHDPVIGFSGARFARMIADSPTLVARIRDLHDLREDALTEVLAAETGAEPYDILPRAVATQLGGAHRVLFTEVQRHTLDGRSNQEIAAAVAESARQVFDLLEPAVGGYAVRRATG; this is encoded by the coding sequence ATGAGCACAGAGACAACGGGCCTGCGGGAGCTGAAGAAACGCGAGACCCGCCAGACCATCTCGGACCACGCGACCCGGCTGTTCATGGAGCGCGGCTTCGACAGGACGACCATCGCCGACATCGCCACGGCGGCCAGGGTGGCCAAGATGACCGTCACCAACTACTTCCCGCGCAAGGAGGATCTGGCCCTCGACCACCACGAGGAGTTCGTGGCCGGCCCGGCCCGCACGGTCGCGGAGCGGGAGCCCGGCGAATCGGCCCTCGCCGCGCTCAGGCGGGCGTTCTTCACGGGGGTGGAGCGCCACGACCCCGTCATCGGCTTCTCCGGCGCCCGGTTCGCCCGCATGATCGCCGACAGCCCGACGCTGGTGGCCCGCATCCGCGACCTGCACGACCTGCGCGAAGACGCCCTGACCGAGGTCCTGGCCGCCGAGACCGGAGCCGAGCCGTACGACATCCTCCCGCGCGCGGTGGCGACCCAGCTCGGCGGCGCCCACCGCGTGCTCTTCACCGAGGTGCAGCGCCACACCCTCGACGGCCGGAGCAACCAGGAGATCGCCGCCGCCGTCGCCGAATCCGCCCGCCAGGTCTTCGACCTGCTGGAGCCCGCCGTCGGCGGCTATGCCGTACGGCGGGCGACGGGCTGA
- the lipB gene encoding lipoyl(octanoyl) transferase LipB, with protein sequence MRQRPLSLIQDDLVDYEKAMEQMTELVGRRQRDERPDTLWLLSHPQVYTIGRRTPEQHLPDPSHGIPVVSTGRGGQLTYHGPGQLVGYLIVKLGEDEGIVDYVREVELRLVRALGALGIPAERRDTPPGSELLTGVWTTETGRKIVSIGMRQSRGVTSHGFALNVEGDLTPWNWAVACGMPEVDMTSLNRESRTSSATGAMDRVRAAVAEAFEAA encoded by the coding sequence ATGAGGCAACGTCCCCTGTCACTGATCCAGGACGACCTGGTCGACTACGAGAAGGCCATGGAGCAGATGACCGAGCTGGTCGGTCGACGGCAGCGCGACGAGCGCCCCGACACGCTCTGGCTCCTCAGTCACCCGCAGGTCTACACCATCGGCAGGCGCACGCCGGAGCAGCATCTGCCCGACCCGTCCCACGGCATCCCGGTCGTGAGCACGGGTCGCGGCGGGCAGCTCACCTACCACGGCCCCGGCCAGCTCGTGGGGTATCTGATCGTCAAGCTCGGTGAGGACGAGGGGATCGTCGACTACGTCCGCGAGGTCGAGCTCCGGCTCGTCCGCGCGCTCGGCGCGCTCGGCATCCCGGCCGAGCGCCGTGACACCCCGCCCGGCTCCGAGCTGCTCACCGGCGTGTGGACGACGGAGACGGGCCGGAAGATCGTCTCGATCGGCATGCGGCAGAGCCGCGGCGTGACCAGCCACGGGTTCGCCCTCAACGTCGAGGGCGACCTCACCCCGTGGAACTGGGCGGTGGCCTGCGGCATGCCCGAGGTCGACATGACCTCGCTGAACCGGGAGTCCCGCACGTCCTCCGCCACCGGAGCCATGGACCGGGTCCGGGCCGCGGTGGCGGAGGCCTTCGAGGCGGCCTGA
- a CDS encoding undecaprenyl-diphosphate phosphatase gives MPKLIGWFEAVVLGLIQGLTEFLPISSSAHIRVVSAFFGWEDPGAAFTAVIQLGTEAAVVIYFRKEIWEIISTWTRALWTPDLRKHHAARMGWYVIIGTLPIVVLGLAFEDPIDSAFRDLRLIGTTLIVFGLVLWFADHTARNKLTLDRHLSFTHSLIYGFAQSLALIPGVSRSGGTISAGLLLDYRREEAAKYSFLLAIPAVLGAGFLQLFKIGEGEAPDWGPTILATVISFIVGYAAVAWFLKYISTHRFTGFVIYRIILGVVIIALVSFGVLSPTP, from the coding sequence GTGCCCAAGTTGATCGGCTGGTTCGAAGCGGTGGTCCTCGGGCTCATTCAGGGATTGACGGAGTTTCTGCCGATCTCGTCCAGCGCCCACATCAGGGTCGTGTCGGCGTTCTTCGGCTGGGAGGACCCCGGGGCCGCGTTCACCGCGGTGATCCAGCTCGGCACCGAGGCCGCGGTGGTGATCTACTTCCGCAAGGAGATCTGGGAGATCATCTCCACCTGGACCAGAGCCCTGTGGACGCCCGACCTCCGCAAGCACCACGCCGCCCGGATGGGCTGGTATGTGATCATCGGTACCCTGCCGATCGTCGTCCTCGGCCTGGCCTTCGAGGACCCCATCGATTCCGCTTTCCGCGACCTGCGCCTGATCGGCACGACGCTGATCGTCTTCGGGCTGGTCCTCTGGTTCGCCGACCACACCGCACGCAACAAGCTCACGCTGGACAGGCATCTCAGCTTCACGCACTCCCTGATCTACGGCTTCGCCCAGTCACTCGCCCTGATCCCGGGCGTCTCCCGCTCCGGCGGCACGATCAGCGCCGGCCTGCTGCTGGACTACCGCCGGGAGGAGGCCGCGAAGTACTCCTTCCTGCTGGCCATCCCGGCCGTGCTGGGCGCGGGCTTCCTGCAGCTGTTCAAGATCGGCGAAGGGGAGGCCCCCGACTGGGGCCCGACGATCCTGGCCACCGTGATCTCGTTCATCGTCGGCTACGCCGCGGTGGCGTGGTTCCTGAAGTACATCAGCACCCACCGCTTCACCGGCTTCGTGATCTACCGGATCATCCTCGGCGTCGTCATCATCGCCCTGGTGAGCTTCGGCGTCCTGTCGCCCACGCCTTAG
- a CDS encoding SigE family RNA polymerase sigma factor: MTEFAEYVAQRHERLRRTAYLLTRDWAIAEDLVQTALAKAWVAWRRIDGDPDPYVYRIIANTHASWWRRRWRGEVPTEVLPDRAVAGDFTSDVGDRDVLWTAISELSGRQRAVVVLHYFEEMTLAQVADVLGCSLGAVKSQLGRALARLRVDQGVRTMTEAKR; this comes from the coding sequence ATGACTGAGTTCGCGGAGTACGTCGCGCAGCGGCACGAACGGCTGCGAAGAACGGCGTACCTCCTCACCAGGGACTGGGCGATCGCCGAGGACCTGGTGCAGACGGCGCTGGCCAAGGCGTGGGTCGCCTGGCGGCGGATCGACGGCGATCCCGATCCGTACGTCTACCGGATCATCGCCAACACGCACGCCTCCTGGTGGCGGCGGCGCTGGCGGGGGGAGGTGCCCACCGAGGTCCTGCCGGACCGGGCGGTCGCGGGCGACTTCACGAGCGACGTCGGCGACCGGGACGTGCTGTGGACGGCGATCAGCGAGCTGTCGGGCCGCCAGCGGGCGGTGGTCGTCCTGCACTACTTCGAGGAGATGACCCTCGCCCAGGTGGCCGACGTGCTGGGGTGCTCTCTCGGAGCGGTGAAGAGCCAGCTCGGCAGGGCTCTGGCCCGGCTACGGGTCGATCAGGGGGTTCGGACGATGACGGAGGCGAAGCGATGA
- a CDS encoding M28 family peptidase — MRLRRNLVRTVTLVTAVTLPLAFTPPASATTADIPDVLANALSSQVKGKNVKKHLDRFQQIADANGGTRAAGTPGYDASLAYVQDKLRRAGYKVSTTDVEFPVSWEEFSPSVLQQVTPEAKSYANPADFVTVVSSSPGDVTAQVQVVDAVIPVPGTPNTSTAGCEAADFAGFVPGRIALIQRGTCAFVDKATNAKAAGAAGVIFFNEGQPGRTDPFAFDIREWRFGFPIVFASTTVGLDLADTPGTTVRLKVDAKTTVGQTKNLIADSLWGKKGEVVMVGAHLDGVTEGPGINDNGSGSAAILETALKLAYLPTKNKVRFAFWGAEELGLLGSDQYVAGLSQAERDKIRLYLNFDMIASPNDVTFLYDGDDSDAEGAGAGPAGSAEIEKLFEKFYGKRGLGFKGTDFSGRSDYGAFIATGIPAGGIFTGAEGIKTAEEAATFGGTADAPYDPCYHAACDTITNINAAALDRNSRAIGYSTAFYAYDLSTIPDRDAASLARSAAAAKRTPEDAAR; from the coding sequence ATGCGCCTACGACGCAACCTGGTCCGGACCGTCACCCTGGTCACGGCCGTCACCCTTCCGCTCGCCTTCACCCCGCCGGCGAGCGCGACCACGGCCGACATCCCCGATGTCCTGGCCAACGCCCTGTCCTCCCAGGTCAAGGGCAAGAACGTCAAGAAGCATCTCGACAGGTTCCAGCAGATCGCCGACGCCAACGGCGGCACCCGCGCCGCGGGCACGCCCGGATACGACGCCTCCCTCGCCTACGTGCAGGACAAGCTGCGGCGGGCCGGCTACAAGGTCTCCACCACCGACGTGGAGTTCCCGGTCAGCTGGGAGGAGTTCTCCCCGTCGGTCCTGCAGCAGGTGACGCCGGAGGCCAAGTCCTACGCCAACCCCGCCGACTTCGTCACCGTGGTCTCCTCAAGTCCCGGTGACGTCACCGCGCAGGTCCAGGTGGTCGACGCGGTGATCCCGGTGCCCGGCACCCCCAACACCTCCACCGCGGGCTGCGAGGCCGCCGACTTCGCCGGGTTCGTGCCGGGCCGGATCGCCCTCATCCAGCGAGGCACCTGCGCGTTCGTCGACAAGGCCACGAACGCGAAGGCGGCGGGCGCGGCCGGCGTGATCTTCTTCAACGAGGGTCAGCCGGGCCGTACCGACCCGTTCGCGTTCGACATCCGCGAGTGGCGCTTCGGCTTCCCGATCGTCTTCGCCAGCACCACCGTCGGCCTCGACCTGGCCGACACCCCGGGCACGACCGTCCGCCTGAAGGTCGACGCCAAGACCACGGTCGGCCAGACCAAGAACCTCATCGCCGACTCCCTGTGGGGCAAGAAGGGCGAGGTCGTGATGGTCGGCGCCCACCTGGACGGCGTCACCGAGGGCCCCGGCATCAACGACAACGGCTCCGGCAGCGCCGCCATCCTGGAGACCGCGCTGAAGCTGGCCTACCTGCCCACCAAGAACAAGGTGCGGTTCGCCTTCTGGGGCGCCGAGGAGCTGGGCCTGCTCGGCTCCGACCAGTACGTCGCGGGGCTGTCCCAGGCCGAGCGGGACAAGATCCGGCTCTACCTGAACTTCGACATGATCGCCTCGCCGAACGACGTCACCTTCCTCTACGACGGCGACGACTCCGACGCCGAGGGCGCCGGAGCGGGCCCGGCCGGATCCGCGGAGATCGAGAAACTGTTCGAGAAGTTCTACGGCAAGCGTGGCCTGGGCTTCAAGGGGACCGACTTCAGCGGCCGCTCCGACTACGGCGCGTTCATCGCGACGGGCATCCCGGCCGGCGGCATCTTCACCGGCGCCGAAGGCATCAAGACCGCCGAGGAGGCCGCCACGTTCGGCGGTACGGCGGACGCCCCCTACGACCCCTGCTACCACGCCGCCTGCGACACCATCACCAACATCAACGCCGCCGCGCTGGACCGCAACTCGCGGGCGATCGGCTACTCCACCGCCTTCTACGCCTACGACCTGTCCACGATCCCCGACCGCGACGCCGCCTCCCTCGCGAGGTCGGCCGCGGCCGCCAAGCGGACGCCGGAGGACGCGGCCCGCTGA
- a CDS encoding M28 family metallopeptidase translates to MMRNLWTIGMAAILAIPLALTAPAASAASAAVPPDISLANVKAHLTQLQSIATANGGNRAHGRPGYLASANYVKGLLDGAGFTTTLQSFTYNGATGYNVIADWPGGDPNDILMVGAHLDSVTAGPGINDNGSGSAAILETALEVSRQALAPTKHLRFAWWGAEELGLRGSQYYVTNLPAAERAKVKGYLNFDMVGSPNAGYFVYDGDNSDGVGSGPGPAGSAQLEATLQAYFTSIGVATRGTDFDGRSDYGPFISVGIPAGGTFTGAEGIKSSAQATLWGGTAGQAFDPCYHRACDTTTNINDTALNRNADAIAYAVWTTATATPPVTVWQDTFETATGWTANPGGTDTATLGRWERGDPEATTSSGAKQLGTTVSGSNDLVTGRLAGASAGDHDIDGGTTTIQSPAVTLPTGGTLKLNFSWYLAHGSNASSADYLRVKVVGSTTTQVFQQLGAATNRNGAWAVADVDISSYAGQSVRILIEAADASGASLVEAGVDDVKITR, encoded by the coding sequence ATGATGCGCAACCTGTGGACCATCGGGATGGCGGCGATCCTGGCCATCCCCCTGGCGCTCACCGCGCCGGCCGCGTCGGCCGCGTCGGCAGCCGTCCCACCGGACATCTCACTCGCCAACGTGAAAGCACACCTCACCCAGCTCCAGTCCATCGCCACCGCCAACGGCGGCAACCGCGCCCACGGCCGCCCCGGCTATCTGGCCTCGGCGAACTACGTCAAGGGCCTGCTCGACGGCGCCGGGTTCACCACCACCCTGCAGTCGTTCACCTACAACGGCGCCACCGGCTACAACGTCATCGCCGACTGGCCCGGCGGCGACCCGAACGACATCCTCATGGTCGGCGCGCACCTCGACAGCGTGACCGCGGGGCCGGGCATCAACGACAACGGCTCCGGCAGCGCCGCCATTCTGGAGACCGCGCTGGAGGTCTCCCGCCAGGCCCTGGCGCCCACCAAACACCTCCGCTTCGCCTGGTGGGGCGCCGAGGAACTGGGCCTGCGCGGCTCGCAGTACTACGTCACCAACCTCCCGGCCGCCGAACGGGCCAAGGTCAAGGGCTACCTGAACTTCGACATGGTGGGCTCCCCCAACGCCGGTTACTTCGTCTACGACGGCGACAACTCCGACGGCGTCGGCTCGGGCCCCGGCCCGGCGGGCTCCGCCCAGCTGGAGGCGACGCTCCAGGCCTACTTCACCTCGATCGGCGTGGCCACCCGTGGCACCGACTTCGACGGCCGCTCCGACTACGGGCCGTTCATCAGCGTCGGCATCCCCGCGGGCGGCACGTTCACCGGCGCGGAGGGCATCAAGTCCAGCGCCCAGGCCACCCTCTGGGGCGGTACGGCGGGGCAGGCGTTCGACCCCTGCTACCACCGGGCGTGCGACACCACGACGAACATCAACGACACCGCGCTGAACCGCAACGCCGACGCGATCGCCTACGCGGTGTGGACGACCGCCACGGCCACCCCGCCGGTGACCGTCTGGCAGGACACCTTCGAGACGGCGACCGGCTGGACCGCCAACCCCGGCGGCACCGACACCGCCACCCTCGGCCGGTGGGAGCGCGGTGACCCCGAGGCCACCACCTCCAGCGGCGCCAAGCAGCTCGGCACCACCGTCAGCGGCAGCAACGACCTGGTCACCGGACGGCTGGCCGGCGCCTCCGCCGGAGACCACGACATCGACGGCGGCACCACGACCATCCAGTCGCCGGCCGTCACCCTGCCCACCGGCGGAACGCTCAAGCTGAACTTCTCCTGGTACCTGGCCCACGGCTCCAACGCCTCCAGCGCCGACTACCTGCGCGTCAAGGTCGTCGGCTCCACCACCACCCAGGTCTTCCAGCAGCTCGGCGCCGCCACCAACCGCAACGGCGCCTGGGCCGTGGCCGACGTGGACATCTCCTCCTACGCCGGGCAGAGCGTCCGGATCCTCATCGAGGCCGCCGACGCCTCCGGTGCCTCGCTCGTCGAGGCCGGCGTCGACGACGTCAAGATCACCCGGTAG